A region of Deinococcus rubellus DNA encodes the following proteins:
- a CDS encoding benzoate/H(+) symporter BenE family transporter has protein sequence MRLARFPLSALSAGMVAVLISFASNIPLFVQMFAVAHFSPGQSVSSLTSMYLLLGLLGAGLCLIYKAPVILGWNTPGLAVLIAEGSRFTPNDVVGALLLSGAVLALIGVSGAFDAVARRIPPALASALLAGVLLPFVLRGVAAIPAAPALTLPLLGTYLLGRAFFPRYAVPAALVMGLGAAALGGQLHFDAPHPLGHLELIAPAFGFSAALTLALPMTLLALTAQNLTGIAILQSSGYSRVPVRPLITLTGLAATLAAPFGSLTLNMGAITAALCTGPDAHPDPAKRYLAGLTCAGGYLALSLGAGALLGLASAFPAALMQTLAGVALLGAVMGGLEGVLRDAYWREPALLTLVVTASGFSLLGLSGAVWGLGLGWGLAWLRARGTR, from the coding sequence ATGAGGCTGGCACGTTTTCCCCTCAGCGCTCTGTCCGCCGGAATGGTCGCCGTGCTGATCAGTTTCGCCAGCAACATTCCGCTGTTCGTGCAGATGTTCGCCGTGGCGCACTTCTCACCGGGCCAGTCGGTCAGCAGCCTGACGAGCATGTACCTGCTGCTGGGACTGCTGGGCGCGGGCCTGTGCCTGATCTACAAAGCGCCGGTCATCCTCGGCTGGAACACGCCGGGTCTGGCGGTGCTGATCGCTGAGGGCAGCCGCTTCACACCGAACGATGTGGTGGGAGCACTGCTGCTCAGTGGCGCGGTCCTGGCCCTGATCGGCGTCAGCGGCGCATTCGACGCCGTGGCCCGGCGCATTCCCCCGGCGCTGGCCTCGGCGCTGCTGGCGGGCGTGCTGCTGCCGTTCGTGCTGCGCGGTGTCGCCGCCATCCCCGCCGCTCCCGCGCTGACCCTGCCACTGCTAGGTACTTACCTGCTGGGCCGCGCCTTTTTTCCACGCTATGCGGTGCCCGCTGCACTGGTCATGGGCCTGGGGGCCGCCGCGCTGGGCGGACAACTGCACTTCGACGCGCCGCACCCGCTGGGCCACCTCGAACTGATCGCCCCGGCATTCGGCTTCAGCGCCGCGCTGACCCTGGCCCTGCCGATGACGCTGCTGGCGCTGACGGCCCAGAATCTCACCGGCATCGCCATTCTGCAATCGAGCGGCTACAGCCGGGTGCCGGTCAGGCCGCTGATCACGCTGACCGGTTTGGCCGCCACTCTGGCCGCACCATTCGGCAGCCTGACCCTGAATATGGGGGCCATCACCGCCGCCCTCTGCACCGGACCGGACGCCCACCCCGACCCGGCGAAGCGCTACCTGGCGGGCCTGACCTGCGCGGGCGGCTACCTGGCCCTGAGCCTCGGCGCGGGGGCGCTGCTGGGCCTGGCCAGCGCCTTTCCCGCCGCACTGATGCAGACGCTGGCGGGCGTGGCCCTGCTCGGCGCGGTAATGGGCGGTCTGGAAGGCGTGCTGAGAGACGCCTACTGGCGCGAACCGGCCCTGCTCACGCTGGTCGTCACCGCGTCGGGCTTCAGCCTGCTGGGGCTCAGCGGCGCGGTGTGGGGCCTGGGGCTGGGCTGGGGGCTGGCCTGGCTGCGGGCGAGAGGCACCAGATGA
- a CDS encoding arginine--tRNA ligase has protein sequence MNLKAQLKAAVEGAALQLGAPLDVAIQETPPNKPGDYGTPAAFQLAKLLGQDPAQVAAQLAQTVVLPTGIARAVAAGPFLNFFVDAGAFVQAVVTDPATPEQGSGKVVIEHTSVNPNKELHVGHVRNVVLGDSMGRIFRAAGHQVEIQNYIDDTGRQAAESLYAQAHYRRKWDGKQKYDHFMGEGYVRLNADPDKPELESGIRAVMHRLETGELRGEIEQIVKAHLDTCFRLGARYDLLNWESDVVGSGFLSQAMNILEGGSHTARPLEGKFAGALVMDVSAFMPGLEESNVVLMRSDGTAMYAAKDIGYQFWKFGLFEGMKFRPFMTDPEGRTVWTSAPDGQPDTERRFGHAFEVINVIDSRQEHPQKIVRASLGVAGSPQQEERSIHLSYAFVTFEGQTISGRKGIGVSADAVLDEAGQLVTELMQNLKPEVIGTPEGAEIVRRIAVGAIRFAMLKAEPTRQIDFRWDLALALQGDTAPYVQYAAVRAGNILKKAQAEGHAVDGSGADWASTTDLDLNLAKVVARFPEVVANAVRVHSPHVVAQYALDLASAFNGWYNAKNKEGRPATNVLASEPGLREARLALVGRLQRAFVQTLGLIGIEVPSAM, from the coding sequence ATGAACCTCAAGGCCCAGCTCAAAGCCGCCGTCGAAGGAGCCGCCTTACAACTCGGCGCACCTCTGGACGTGGCGATTCAGGAAACGCCGCCGAACAAGCCCGGCGATTACGGCACGCCCGCCGCCTTTCAGCTCGCCAAGTTGCTCGGCCAGGATCCGGCGCAGGTGGCTGCCCAGCTCGCCCAGACGGTGGTGTTGCCCACCGGGATCGCCCGCGCTGTGGCGGCTGGCCCCTTTCTCAATTTCTTCGTGGACGCCGGGGCCTTCGTGCAGGCGGTGGTCACCGATCCCGCCACGCCGGAGCAGGGCAGCGGCAAGGTGGTCATCGAGCACACCTCGGTCAACCCCAACAAGGAGCTGCACGTCGGGCACGTCCGCAATGTGGTGCTGGGCGACAGCATGGGCCGCATCTTCCGCGCCGCCGGGCATCAGGTCGAGATTCAGAACTACATCGACGACACCGGGCGGCAGGCGGCTGAGAGCCTCTATGCCCAGGCGCACTACCGCCGCAAGTGGGACGGCAAGCAGAAGTACGACCACTTCATGGGCGAGGGTTACGTACGCCTTAACGCCGACCCCGACAAACCAGAGCTGGAAAGCGGCATCCGCGCTGTGATGCACCGCCTTGAAACCGGCGAACTGCGCGGCGAGATCGAGCAGATCGTCAAGGCCCACCTCGATACCTGTTTTCGGCTCGGCGCACGCTACGATTTGCTCAACTGGGAATCCGACGTGGTGGGCAGCGGGTTCTTGAGTCAGGCCATGAACATCCTGGAGGGCGGCAGCCACACGGCCCGCCCGCTGGAGGGTAAGTTCGCCGGGGCGCTGGTGATGGACGTGTCGGCCTTTATGCCGGGGCTGGAAGAGAGCAACGTGGTGCTGATGCGCTCGGACGGCACGGCCATGTACGCCGCCAAGGACATCGGCTATCAGTTCTGGAAGTTCGGCCTGTTCGAGGGTATGAAGTTCAGGCCGTTCATGACCGACCCCGAGGGCCGCACCGTCTGGACTTCCGCGCCCGACGGGCAGCCCGACACCGAGCGAAGATTCGGCCACGCTTTTGAAGTCATCAACGTGATCGACTCGCGCCAGGAGCATCCCCAGAAGATCGTCAGGGCCAGTCTGGGGGTTGCCGGGTCGCCGCAGCAGGAGGAGCGCAGCATCCACCTGTCGTATGCCTTCGTGACTTTCGAGGGCCAGACCATCTCAGGGCGCAAGGGCATCGGGGTCAGCGCCGACGCCGTGCTGGACGAGGCTGGGCAACTCGTCACCGAGCTGATGCAGAACCTTAAGCCCGAGGTCATCGGCACCCCCGAGGGTGCGGAGATTGTGCGCCGCATCGCGGTGGGGGCCATCCGCTTCGCCATGCTCAAGGCCGAGCCGACTCGCCAGATCGACTTCCGCTGGGACCTTGCGCTGGCCCTTCAGGGCGACACCGCGCCTTACGTGCAGTACGCGGCGGTACGGGCCGGAAATATCCTCAAGAAAGCACAGGCTGAGGGCCACGCCGTGGACGGGAGCGGGGCCGACTGGGCCAGCACCACCGACCTCGATCTGAACCTCGCCAAAGTCGTCGCCAGGTTTCCGGAAGTGGTTGCCAATGCGGTGCGTGTTCACAGCCCTCACGTGGTTGCCCAGTATGCCCTCGACCTGGCCTCGGCCTTCAACGGCTGGTACAACGCCAAGAACAAGGAGGGCCGCCCCGCGACCAACGTACTGGCGAGTGAGCCGGGGCTGCGTGAGGCTCGGCTGGCGTTGGTCGGCAGGCTGCAACGGGCCTTCGTGCAAACGCTGGGCCTGATCGGCATCGAGGTGCCCAGCGCGATGTGA
- a CDS encoding PhzF family phenazine biosynthesis protein, whose amino-acid sequence MTGLSPLPYRVYAAPRTEGGKLASLFVSAGGDLQAQAARAGTPLSVFIERLDEHGAHLRVFTPTRDKGDSDSAALVALHHLYAEGRVPDVSSVWMNGQEYPAQLCGGEWLLKQGDVSVTGAPDTDFGPLRIQPEHVQVASAGRPNLVVGVPSLDVLTHFRTDVEALSQLGRETQTTGFILYTLDAERTDVAFRAFGPLRGFDEDAASSNMFACLVGALSMRGALPEGEPLVRGLQMMPGVPSRLSAQYAPQAGGASDVWVGGTASRLNE is encoded by the coding sequence ATGACTGGTCTCTCCCCCCTTCCCTACCGCGTCTACGCCGCGCCGCGCACCGAGGGCGGCAAACTCGCTTCCTTGTTCGTGAGCGCCGGGGGTGACTTGCAGGCCCAGGCCGCCCGCGCAGGCACGCCGCTGAGCGTCTTCATTGAGAGGCTCGATGAGCACGGCGCTCACCTGCGCGTCTTCACACCCACCCGCGATAAGGGCGACTCTGACAGCGCAGCCCTGGTGGCCCTGCACCACCTCTATGCGGAAGGGCGGGTTCCTGACGTGTCGAGCGTCTGGATGAACGGCCAGGAATACCCGGCCCAGCTCTGCGGCGGCGAGTGGCTGCTCAAGCAGGGTGACGTGAGCGTGACTGGCGCGCCGGACACCGATTTCGGCCCACTGAGAATCCAACCGGAGCACGTTCAAGTCGCCTCGGCAGGCCGCCCGAATCTGGTCGTGGGCGTGCCGTCCCTGGACGTCCTGACCCACTTTCGGACCGACGTAGAGGCCCTCAGCCAGCTCGGGCGCGAGACACAGACGACGGGTTTCATTCTCTACACGCTCGACGCCGAGCGCACCGATGTCGCCTTTCGGGCCTTCGGGCCGCTGAGGGGTTTTGACGAGGACGCCGCCAGCAGCAACATGTTCGCCTGCCTGGTGGGGGCGCTGAGTATGCGCGGCGCGCTGCCGGAAGGTGAGCCGCTGGTACGCGGTCTCCAGATGATGCCGGGCGTGCCGTCCAGGTTGAGCGCCCAGTACGCCCCGCAAGCGGGCGGAGCGAGTGACGTGTGGGTGGGCGGCACGGCCAGCAGGTTGAATGAATGA
- a CDS encoding benzoate/H(+) symporter BenE family transporter encodes MTELNLSTPNFNELRRDLSFSAVLAGFIAVLVGASSSIGLVIAAAQAAHLTPAQTSSWIFSVYISIAVTGSLLSWRYRAPILTAWTTPGLALIATQASHLTLPEMIGAYLISAALITALGLSGAFERVTARIPGPLAAGLLAGVLIPFVLGAFKALPTSPLIVGAMTGAFLLGRAFLPRYAVPLSLAAGVVAALLSGQIGTVGGADVFGTLTFTLPHFTLSALLALALPMTLLTLASQNLPGVAVLRTFGYSRVPTTPLIWVTGLASLLSAPFGAHTTNLAAITAAIGAGEESHHDPARRYVAGLSSAFFYLLLGIFAGWVAGAVGAVPPAFIAALAGLALLGTATSSLVSALSDTEWREAAAVTVFVTASGLSWWGLGSALWGLILGGLLGWGLRRRGPGRRA; translated from the coding sequence ATGACTGAATTGAACTTGAGCACTCCAAATTTCAATGAACTAAGGCGAGATCTGTCGTTCTCGGCCGTGCTGGCAGGCTTCATCGCCGTGCTGGTGGGGGCGTCGAGCAGCATCGGGCTGGTGATCGCCGCCGCGCAGGCCGCGCACCTGACCCCCGCACAGACGAGCAGCTGGATTTTCAGCGTCTACATCAGTATTGCCGTCACGGGTTCGCTGCTGAGCTGGCGGTACCGCGCCCCGATCCTGACCGCCTGGACGACGCCGGGGCTGGCTCTCATTGCCACCCAGGCCAGCCACCTGACCCTGCCGGAGATGATCGGCGCGTACCTGATCAGTGCTGCGCTCATCACGGCGCTGGGCCTCAGCGGAGCCTTCGAGCGGGTCACGGCACGGATTCCGGGGCCGCTGGCGGCGGGGCTGCTGGCGGGCGTGCTGATTCCGTTCGTGCTGGGGGCCTTCAAAGCCTTGCCCACCTCGCCGCTGATCGTCGGCGCGATGACGGGCGCGTTTTTGCTGGGTCGGGCCTTCTTGCCACGTTACGCGGTGCCCCTATCGCTGGCGGCGGGTGTGGTCGCCGCGCTGCTGAGCGGACAGATCGGTACGGTGGGCGGAGCGGATGTGTTCGGCACCCTGACATTCACGCTGCCCCACTTCACCCTCAGCGCGCTGCTGGCCCTGGCCCTGCCGATGACGTTGCTGACCCTGGCCTCGCAGAACCTGCCGGGCGTGGCGGTGCTGCGAACCTTCGGTTACTCGCGGGTGCCCACCACGCCGCTGATCTGGGTCACCGGGCTGGCCTCGCTGCTGTCGGCTCCGTTCGGGGCGCACACCACCAACCTGGCGGCCATCACGGCGGCCATCGGCGCGGGCGAGGAGAGCCACCACGATCCGGCGCGGCGCTATGTGGCGGGCCTGTCCAGCGCCTTCTTTTATCTGCTGCTGGGCATTTTCGCGGGCTGGGTGGCGGGCGCGGTGGGGGCTGTGCCGCCCGCCTTCATCGCGGCGCTGGCGGGGCTGGCCCTGCTCGGCACGGCGACCAGCAGTCTGGTGTCGGCGCTGAGCGACACCGAGTGGCGCGAGGCCGCTGCCGTCACGGTGTTCGTCACTGCCTCGGGGCTGAGCTGGTGGGGGCTGGGCAGTGCGTTGTGGGGGCTGATCCTGGGCGGGCTGCTGGGGTGGGGACTGCGCAGGAGGGGACCAGGACGCAGAGCATGA
- a CDS encoding DUF4032 domain-containing protein, which produces MSVQTNNQAKTEVERARLLADVHDFLRILRGMNNELTPFDWVRHLAPDGEFQRGVEAIPVDHIIGSVDRYREFDRYYLPKEKHLDDRWVGVRRAQLDGKELPPIQVYKVGELYFVKDGNHRVSVARRQGQAYIDASVIELHVTVPPSEGDTLKDMIIKGEYAQFLRATKLNEVSPNHKDILFTKPGRYATLIEHINARRYYLDLKPGRERPVTWEEAVESWYRRLYSRIVENIEAHDVMHRFPGRTEADLYLWIMDHRYYLSEKYGYDVGSEQATLDFSKHHAPRLYKRLGQRMKLAWRGKLEPRL; this is translated from the coding sequence ATGAGCGTCCAAACCAACAACCAAGCCAAGACCGAAGTGGAGCGTGCCCGGCTGCTGGCCGACGTTCACGACTTCCTGAGGATTCTGCGCGGCATGAACAACGAGCTGACCCCCTTCGACTGGGTGCGTCACCTGGCCCCGGACGGCGAATTCCAGCGCGGCGTGGAGGCCATTCCGGTGGACCACATCATCGGCTCGGTGGACCGTTACCGCGAATTCGACCGCTACTACCTGCCCAAAGAAAAACACCTCGACGACCGATGGGTAGGCGTTCGGCGCGCCCAGCTCGACGGCAAGGAGCTGCCGCCGATTCAGGTCTACAAGGTGGGCGAACTCTACTTCGTCAAGGACGGCAACCACCGGGTCAGCGTGGCCCGCCGCCAGGGGCAGGCGTACATCGACGCCAGCGTGATCGAGCTGCACGTCACGGTGCCGCCGAGCGAGGGCGACACCCTGAAAGACATGATCATCAAGGGCGAGTACGCCCAGTTTCTGCGGGCCACCAAACTCAACGAGGTGTCGCCCAACCACAAAGACATCCTGTTTACGAAGCCGGGGCGCTACGCCACCCTGATCGAGCACATCAACGCCCGGCGCTATTACCTCGACCTCAAGCCAGGACGAGAACGGCCCGTGACCTGGGAGGAAGCGGTGGAGAGCTGGTACCGCCGCCTCTACAGCCGGATCGTGGAGAATATCGAGGCCCACGACGTGATGCACCGCTTTCCGGGCCGCACCGAGGCCGATCTGTATCTGTGGATCATGGACCACCGCTATTACCTCTCGGAGAAATACGGTTACGACGTGGGCAGTGAGCAGGCCACGCTGGACTTCAGCAAGCACCACGCTCCCCGGCTCTACAAGCGCCTCGGCCAGCGCATGAAGCTGGCCTGGCGCGGCAAGCTGGAACCGAGGCTGTAG
- a CDS encoding MFS transporter, with protein sequence MKANWTLLGQREYRQLWTAQTLSTFGDALFRVAQVALVLKLGGAAAGLSGVLLANVLPGLLFSLLGGVWADRLNRRRLLVATNAGRALGMALMTCLIWSGRTELWHLYALGVVFGSLSAVGNPAYNALLPQVIAPPQLQAGNALFSVGDSLGYLVGPALAGALLAVIGVGGLAAVNTGALLWMVMTLLTLRVAEQPVGVPHGETLLEQLSQGWRWVVGQAVMLLFLTFFAATNVATPVMGVALPLYVTWTLGEPAAVYGYLLTAMNAGILAASFVLACVHTERAALVTALSVIGIGLSGYLGVGLTRSVVAAALLLALADGLAMVPNILFPTWVQQTAPPELQGRVFGLISVATYALVPLGYVVAAGAVGTWSPPTALMAAGAVLVLIPAAALLYKPFREARGG encoded by the coding sequence GTGAAGGCCAACTGGACACTGCTGGGCCAGCGAGAGTATCGCCAGCTCTGGACAGCCCAGACCCTCTCCACTTTTGGAGACGCCCTCTTCCGGGTGGCGCAGGTTGCTCTGGTACTGAAGCTCGGCGGCGCGGCGGCGGGTCTCAGTGGGGTGCTGCTGGCAAACGTGCTGCCTGGGCTGCTGTTCTCCTTGTTGGGTGGCGTCTGGGCGGACCGCCTCAACCGCCGCCGCCTGCTGGTGGCAACCAATGCGGGCCGGGCCCTGGGTATGGCCCTGATGACGTGTCTGATCTGGTCAGGCCGCACCGAGTTGTGGCACCTTTACGCGCTCGGCGTGGTATTTGGCAGCCTCAGCGCTGTGGGCAATCCGGCGTACAACGCCCTCCTGCCCCAGGTGATTGCGCCGCCGCAGTTGCAAGCGGGCAATGCCCTTTTCTCGGTGGGTGACAGCCTCGGTTACCTCGTCGGCCCCGCCCTGGCCGGGGCGCTGCTGGCAGTGATCGGCGTGGGTGGCCTGGCTGCCGTGAACACCGGGGCGCTGCTGTGGATGGTCATGACGCTCCTGACCTTGCGCGTGGCCGAGCAGCCAGTGGGAGTGCCGCACGGTGAGACCCTGCTGGAGCAATTGAGCCAGGGCTGGCGCTGGGTGGTCGGGCAGGCCGTCATGCTGCTCTTTCTGACCTTCTTTGCGGCCACCAATGTTGCCACCCCGGTGATGGGCGTGGCGCTGCCGCTCTACGTCACGTGGACGCTGGGCGAACCGGCGGCGGTCTACGGCTATCTGCTCACGGCAATGAATGCGGGCATCCTGGCGGCGTCGTTTGTGCTGGCCTGCGTCCACACCGAGCGGGCAGCCCTGGTAACGGCGCTGAGCGTCATCGGCATCGGCCTCAGCGGCTACCTCGGCGTGGGACTGACCCGCAGCGTGGTGGCGGCGGCGCTGCTGCTGGCCCTGGCCGACGGGCTGGCAATGGTGCCCAACATTTTGTTTCCCACCTGGGTGCAGCAAACCGCGCCTCCCGAATTGCAGGGCCGGGTCTTCGGCTTGATCAGCGTCGCCACTTACGCCCTGGTGCCGCTCGGCTACGTGGTCGCGGCGGGCGCAGTTGGCACCTGGTCGCCACCTACCGCTTTGATGGCTGCCGGGGCCGTGCTGGTGCTGATCCCGGCGGCAGCTTTGCTCTACAAACCGTTTCGTGAAGCGCGGGGCGGCTGA
- the mnmE gene encoding tRNA uridine-5-carboxymethylaminomethyl(34) synthesis GTPase MnmE has translation MTGLSDTIAAIATAPGSAGVGIVRVSGPAALRVADAVFAGRSRPSRTPGGRFLYGAFRSGSGDSIDEGLCLIFRGPHSYTGEDVAELQSHGSPAVLARLLERVLEVGARAARPGEFTLRAYLGGRLDLTQAEAVLSLVNAQTDAARRQATLGLSGAIAARVSVVAEAVTRTLAAIQAMLDYPDEGVPEEERGEPLLRAEAELAGLLGTARAGQIATRGARLALLGRPNAGKSSLLNALLGYERSIVTPIAGTTRDYLEAQLELAGVPITLVDTAGLRETADEIEAAGVRQAQLLGQNADLVLLLEDGSAAREPLDIASDAPTLRIQTKIDLGQRWQAPGFLLVSAVTGAGLPELREAVRAALLGNQTRGEAWLTTERQADAARRALMHIAAARHLPDDLAGYELEQALGALAELTGRDVQEDVVDAVFRNFCVGK, from the coding sequence ATGACTGGCCTCTCAGACACCATCGCCGCCATCGCCACCGCGCCGGGCAGCGCCGGGGTGGGCATCGTGCGCGTCAGTGGCCCGGCGGCGTTGCGGGTGGCCGACGCGGTATTCGCTGGACGCTCGCGGCCCAGCCGCACCCCCGGCGGACGCTTTCTCTACGGCGCGTTCAGGAGCGGGTCGGGCGACAGCATTGACGAGGGTCTGTGCCTCATCTTTCGCGGTCCGCACAGCTACACCGGCGAGGATGTGGCCGAGTTGCAGTCTCACGGCAGCCCGGCGGTGCTGGCCCGGTTGCTGGAGCGGGTGCTGGAAGTCGGTGCCCGCGCGGCCCGGCCTGGCGAATTTACCCTGCGGGCTTACCTCGGTGGGCGGCTCGATCTGACCCAGGCCGAGGCGGTGCTCTCGCTGGTCAATGCCCAGACCGACGCGGCCCGGCGTCAGGCGACGCTGGGTCTGAGCGGGGCCATCGCGGCGCGGGTCTCGGTTGTGGCTGAGGCCGTGACCCGCACCCTGGCCGCCATTCAGGCAATGCTCGATTATCCCGACGAGGGCGTGCCGGAAGAGGAGCGTGGGGAACCCCTGCTGAGGGCCGAGGCCGAACTCGCTGGCCTGCTCGGCACCGCCCGCGCCGGGCAGATCGCCACGCGCGGCGCACGCCTGGCGCTGCTGGGCCGCCCCAATGCCGGAAAGTCCAGCCTGCTCAACGCCCTGCTCGGCTATGAGCGCAGCATCGTGACGCCCATCGCCGGAACCACCCGCGATTACCTGGAAGCCCAGCTCGAACTGGCAGGCGTGCCAATCACGCTGGTCGATACGGCGGGCCTGCGTGAGACGGCCGACGAGATTGAGGCGGCGGGCGTGCGCCAGGCCCAGTTGCTCGGCCAGAATGCCGACCTGGTGCTGCTGCTCGAGGACGGCAGCGCTGCGCGCGAACCGCTCGACATCGCCAGTGACGCCCCCACTTTGCGGATACAGACCAAGATTGACCTCGGCCAGCGCTGGCAGGCTCCCGGGTTTCTGCTGGTCAGTGCCGTGACGGGCGCGGGCCTGCCGGAGTTGCGCGAGGCGGTGCGCGCGGCCCTGCTCGGCAACCAGACGCGCGGTGAGGCCTGGCTCACCACTGAGCGCCAGGCCGACGCCGCCCGCCGCGCCCTGATGCATATTGCCGCCGCCCGACATCTGCCCGATGACCTGGCCGGATACGAACTGGAACAGGCCCTGGGGGCACTGGCCGAGCTGACCGGGCGTGACGTGCAGGAGGACGTGGTGGACGCGGTGTTCAGGAATTTCTGCGTGGGCAAGTAG